The genomic region ccactaggggctggttcccctcccacttcaacctacggggccctctgggataggtggccccacccggtggaccccccgggacccttccggtggtcccggtacaataccgggtgaccccgaaactttcccgatggccgaaacagcacttcctatatagttttctttacctctggaccattccagaactctttgtgacgtccgggatctcatccgggactcctaacaacatccggtttgctgcatactcatattcatacaaccctagcgtcaccgaaccttaagtgtgtagaccctacgggttcgggagacatgtagacatgaccgagacggatctccggtcaataaccaacagcgggatctggatacccatgttggctcccacatactcctcgatgatctcatcggatgaaccacgatgtcgaggattcaagcaaccccatatactattccctttgtcagacggtatgttacttgcccgagactcgatcgtcggtatcccaatacctcgttcagtctcgttaccggcaagtcactttactcgtaccgtaatgcatgatcccgtgaccagacacttggtcactttgagctcattatgatgatgcactactgagtgggcccagtgatacctctccgtaatacggagtgacaaattccagtctcgatccgtgtcaacccaacatacactttcggggatacctgtagtgcacctttatagtcacccagttacgttgtgacgtttggtacacccaaagcactcctacggtatccgggagttacacgatctcatggtctaaggaagagatacttgacattggaaaagctctagcaaaacgaactacacgatcttgtgctatgcttaggattgggtcttgtccatcacatcattctcctaataatgtgatcccgttatcaacgacatctaatgtccatagtcaagaaaccatgactatctgttgatcagcgagctagtcaactagaggcttactagggacgtattgtggtctatgtattcacatgtgtattacgatttccggataatacaattatagcatgaataaaagacaattatcatgaacaaggaaatataataataatccttttattattgcctctagggcaaatttccaaCAAAAGCGTGGACGACGATCCCTCGTCTGACTACAGGGTCAAAGATGGAGTCATCATGTACAAAGGACGAGTATGGGTAGGAGGGAACTCTACCATGCATCAAAAGATTCTGCAAGCCACCCATTCGAGCGCAACAGGGGGTCACTCTGGGATTCATGCAACACACGAACGCCTGAGGAGATTGTTCGCGTGGCCAGGGATGCGGCAAGACGTGGTCAGGTTCGTATCCAACTGCAGTACGTGCAAGCAATCCAAGATGGAGCGGGTGCGAACCCCAGGGTTATTAGAGCCACTGCCAGTTCCTCCACATGCTTGGCACACCGTCACACTTGATTTCGTGGAAGGGCTGCCTATATCCCGAGGTTACTCCCGCATCATGGTAGTGGTGTACAAACTGACACGATACGCTCACTTCATCCCTCTGGCGCATCCTTTCTCGGCCATTCAAGTGGGCGCAGCATTCATGAACCAGGTCTACAAGCTACACGGGCTGCCGTACGCAATGGTGTCTGACAAAGATCGAGTTTTCACCAGCAATCTTTGGAAGGAGTTGTTCAAGCAAGCAGGAACAGAGCTGCGCATGTCCTCAGCTTATCACCCCCAGACGGACGGCACCACTGAAAGGGTAAACCAGTGCATGGAGACATTTCTCCGTTGTTTCGTTCACTCTTGCCCGCACCGTTGGTTTCAGTGGTTGCATTTGGCGAAGTTCTGGTACAATACGGCACCGCACTCTGCATTGCAAGCTTCCCCTTTTGAGGTACTCTACGGTCACCCTCCGCGCCATTTTGGCATTGTAAATGCTTCTATGCTGGCCCCCGTAGATCTGGCAAGTTGGCAACAAGAGAGGGAAGTCATGACAGCCTTACTTCGCCAGCATCTGGAAAGATCCCGACAACGGATGAAGGACCAGGCTGACAAGAAAAGACCGAAGAGATCCTTTTCAGTGGGCGATTGGGTGTCCGTGAAGTTGCAGCCATATGTTCAGGTCTCTGTCGCGCCGCGGGCTAACCACAAATTATCCTTCAAGTTTTTTGGCCCGTTTCAGGTGACAACTCGAATTGGGAACGTGGCGTATCGCCTGCAGTTGCCAGAAGGGAGCCGCGTCCACCCGGTGTTCCACGTGTCCCTGCTCAGGGGGGCGCTGCCTCCAGGCACCGGGACGGTGTCTGCCTTACCAGAGCCAGTGTTGCCTCATTCTCCGCCAGACTTTCCGGAGAAGGTGTTGGACAggcggctgattacccagggcaaCTCGAAGATCCCCCAAGTGTTGATCAAGTGGTCGTCACAACCGGAAGCGCTGGCATCTTGGGAAGATTTCTTCGAGCTCATAAGCCGTTTCCCGGGTGCTGCGGCTTGGGGACAAGCCACGTGTGAAGAAAGGGGGGATGTCACGGGCTCTACTACGTCAGCAATCCCTCCAGAGTCCACCAGTGCCATCGGACGGCCCAAGAGGAGCAAGCGGCCCAACATGCTCTACGACCCGTCGACGTGGGAACTGTAGCGAAAGGTTAAATGGACCCGGGTCCGAGTAGCAAGGCACAGAATTGTAGCTGGTCGAACCTTCTCCCTGTTTCCCTTCCCCTGTATCTTCCTCCTTCCCCCCGATCCCCTTTCTCTTCCCCATAAACCCTAGCCGAATTCGCTGTAATCCGCCATGGAAGCTTGAATCGAGTAAGAGGGGCGTGACAACGACACTGATGTTCTTGGTGCAGCTCGGCCCTGCACTGTGGCTCATGTTCTTTCTCTGTGACACGACGCCACTATTCCAGTGCATCTCTTGAGCGTAAACGAGAACGCAGAAGGGAAAGTCACAGGCTCTTCAGTACAAATTGTGAATGGGCAAGGGGAAAAAGGCAACAACCGCTGAGATCTATGACGTTTGGTCCGCGGAGCTGATTTCATTTGTACACTCCAATTTATGCTCTATAATGGAAGGTTACTGCCTTACTGGAAGAGGAAGAGCACTTTCTCACGTgggatctactccctctgttccgaattacttgtcacacatatgtatgtatctagatgtattttaattctagacacatccatttcagcgatgagtaatttgaaacggagggagtaccaggtTACAATCAATAGTGGATCGTGTCTTGCAAAAACCATAACTAAAGGCCAAAAGTGGAGAGGAAGGGCGTGTTCGGGAGCTCTCTAGCTCCTGACTCCTCCGACTCTGCGTCCAGAGTTGAACCGAACGGCCGAACTCCTGGAGTTTCCTGAGAGAAGCTGGCTATTTTCTCAGTACAAAATGTGAGGAGTCGAGGAGCTGGGAAATCGGCGTTCCACCAAAATAGGGAAGCTGGAGTTGTCAAATATTACAGTGTAATGCCACCGCCAAGTGAATTGCAAGATACCGGTTCGCTCTGTTTCCTCCAGTCGTCTCCTCGTGACCTCATCCCTTCGTGGGCAAGTGGCATAAATGGGCTGCAACACTAATGGGCCAGTCACGTAAATTGGCTTTCAGCCAGCTTTTAGCGACCAGAAGTAGAAGCTGTCGAGGCGAACGTATGTCTAACTCCAGGATTTTTAACGAGAAGCTGGCTGTTGGTTTTGGGTTGTGGAGTTGTGGAGTTTGAGGTTGTGGAGGGTTACCGAACACGCCCGAATAGTTGCAGGATGTGGGGTTAGGAAGCGATGCGGGCATTCTTTGGAAGAGGAGCTCGATTGGTGGTTTACCGCTGGAAACTAAATGCAAGAGGGGGCCGGCTTGGGTCAGTTTGCGTATGATGAAACCCAACAGATTATGTGGGACGTCTGCATATCATACAACTGCTGATATGGCAAGATGCTTCTTTTGTTGGCATGATAGCTGAGTTGGCATTTGTGCATTACTTAAATGCATTGCTTAGTGGGACATTGAGATGGCAATTTACATCTTGAGAGAATTGAGACCAATTTCTTAATAAGAATATAAGATGATGTAAAGGGAGAACTACCAACCTTTTTTTGAGGGGTTGGGGGAACTACCAACTTTATGGCCGAGTTCTTCTGGCCCAAAACTACCCTGGGCCAGATGGGTCACGGAACTCGGCCCGTATTCCCTGTTTTTTTTTTGTTCTTGTCCCTTCGAAGCCCTTCTTCGTCTTGGCTAGTCAAATCGAAACTCGCAGGGAACTCTCCAtggtggacggcgagctcgggggaatCAGGGCGTGGCGTCAGTAGCCGAAATCCCAGGTATCCACCTCCTGAAACCTCGATTTGAATCTGCTGACTCGGCCCGGAATCCATTGATCCAGCCTTTCTGAGCCGGGTGATTCTGGGGCAGGTTCCGTATCCCCGCCATAATGCCGGAATCGAGCTCGGATCCGGGCAACGGCAACGGCAAGAGGAGCCTCCCTTCCTGGAtgggctccggctccggcggcggcggcggcggcgggggaagtCCGGGCAAGAAGAAGCACGCGGAGGCGGCCCGCGAGAGGGCGGCTCCAACAGGGCCGGATTTCTCCAAACTCTTGGTACTTGTATCTGGAGCCCTCTCTGACTGTTTTTTACTGTATGTGTGTGTGTTCTGTGAATGCGGCCATGATTCCGTGTGCTTGGTTGGGCAGGACGGGGTGACCTTTGTGCTGTCAGGGTTCGTCAACCCTGAGAGGGGCAGGCTGCGCTCCCAGGCGCTGGATATGGGGGCGGTGTACCGGCCCGATTGGTCCGATGATTGCACGCTTCTTGTCTGCGCGTTTGCCAACACCCCCAAGTTCCGGCAGGTGCAGTCGGAGAACGGGACCATCGTCGCCAAGGTTGTTTTTCTCCCTCTTTGTTGTGATCATTGTGGTTAGTTTTGCTTCAAGCATTCTTTATCATAAAGGGAGAGATACATATTTGTTGCCTGTACTTAAGCCTAATCTGCATAGTGCTCTGTTCATATTCAGCTTGATATGGCCATATGAGTAAACAAGCCTTAGCTGGTCTCACTTGTCATACATCTTCATATTAGATAAGTTGGATTTGTTGTTGCTGGAAGCAGCACATTAGTTTCTTATCCTCTTTACGTGTTTTAGGAATGGATCTCAGAATCTCACAGCCAACGAAAACTCGTTGACATCGAGCCTTATCTTATGCATGCTGGAAATCCATGGCGCGAAAATAAAGAGCCAGCTGAAACCAGTCAAGGTGGTACATTCTTTCATCCAACATAAAGTTTTATCAACTTAGGCTCCTTTTTATTTCAGCTTATTTATTTTAATTTAGGTGCTCTTAAGACCTTTGTTTTCTCTtaccaatgtactccctccgtaaactaatataagagcgtttagatcactaaaatggtgatctaaatgctcttatattagtttacagagggagtagcataTATGGGTTCTGCCCTGTAACTTTGTGAATTAGACAATATGCAAATTAAATTGAAAGCGTTCCTGTGGACCATGTCAGTGTGATACCAGTTTATCACTATCAGATAGCTCAAGAAAATGCTCCTTAAGACTTAATTTTTGTAGTTCTCCTGGTTATGGAAAGAAGGAGCAACTGCACTTAATTTTTGTTCTTCTCCTATTGGCTTAGAGGGCTGCCCTCCGGCCCTCCCCATGGAAAGAAGGAGCAACTGCACTTTGTCCCACAGTCCCGCCGATTGGGAGTAAGTTAGCGATCCTTAGTTAGTAATACATGCCAAACAAGCTGTAGACTTGGTAATGGTGATGGGCGAACTAGGATTGAGTTTCGGTAAGCTTAATAAAGAACCATTTGATGCCCATTAAATAATTTATGAAATTTGAATGATATTTACAGCTCTGCTGTACTTTACTACTTTTTCTTTGTGTACTTTGAATTTGAAGCAGTCGGTTAAATTTATAGTTCTATTTGTTTAATTTTGTGTATCATCCTGTTGTAGATCAGAAGAAGCCACGTAAAGAGCATGAAAAGCAACTTGAGAAGACTCATGCTAAGACACCGCCCTCTGCTGCCAATAAGGTCTGTTCAAAATAAATTAGTGAACAGTCCAGAACCATGCTTTGCCAGAAGCCTGCTTAATTTGACATAAAACCAATTTCTTCTCAGTGGTAACTATTATAGCTGGCTAATAGAGACTGGATAATTGGTGGGTTTATCTCACCTGAACTTGGATATTTCCACAAGGAAACAAGAAACAAAGCAAAAGCAATGAGGCCTGGCAATAGATAAGAGTGTGTAAGCACGTGTTTTAATTGGATTTCCCGGCATTCAGATTAGTTAAAAAGAATGTGCATTTCAGCGACCCCCCAATCTTCTATATCTGGTGGAAGATTATTACTCCACATGCACAAGGCAGGACATCAGAATTAACTGACCGTAGTTGATTGTAACTTCTGCATTTGCTATGATGATGCATTTTTGATAAAATATATTGTACTGTGGGTGCATATTGATGTCCCTTGAAAACAAATGACTTCCCAGCGGTATTAAATAGGTAGTGACATCTAAATTATAACACAGTCTATGCTTAGGTTTTCATGAATGGAACAACACGTAGGCAACACTTGTCCTGGAAGCATCTCAGTATGCTTTCTTTCTACAGGACCTCATAATAGTCTCTTTTCTACAGGCAGGACATTCAGGTGCTATAAATAAACAATTTTCGCCTTCGAAAATTAAACAATGGGCAATGGATGATTTTGCGAAGACAATATCATGGTTGGAGAGCCAAGAAGAGAAGGTGAGAAATTGGGGATAATAAAATGGTCAGGTGATGGTGATGAAATTACATTTCAATTTCAAGCCTCCTTATGGTTTTAGTCTGTCCGCCTTAGGTTTGGTATGTATTAAAGTACTTCTATGATCAATGTATTGCTATTGTAGAGATGATCTGCACACAAAGTAATTGTCCAATGATACTCTTTTTTTCCCAAGGGGCCGAAACAACCACACCCAACGAAATCAGACTTTTCCTAATGTAAATGAGATAAGCGTTTTCTTAGGCTAATATAACAAATTGCTTTGCATATTATCTGTCATGATGAGACTTGTCTCATCATGGCTAGCAAATCAGAGTGCGGCTGATAGTTTTCTTCAGTATTCGGTTGACTTGTCCTTGGTCTGTTAACACATGGGAATAATGCTTCATGTGACCTGACTTCTCTGGCTTTTTGTCTGATAGCCAGAGCCAAACGAATTGAAGGCAATAGCTGCTGAAGGGGTTATCACTTGTCTGCAGGATGCCATCGAATCCCTCGAGCAAGGCAATGTAAGTAATGCAACAGCCCTCTTTATTTAGATAACATATGCAGGTCTTTTGAGTTTCTTGTCAATTATTTTGAATTATCAACAATAGATTAGCTCATGCAGACAAGGTGCAAGTCTTAAGTAACCTAAAACATTGAAATGCTACTCGCCTAGATGCCAATTGTTGATGTCTGTGTCAAATTGCCATTGACTTATTGTGATTATGTTTGCAATGGTGAACACCAAATGTACCAAACATGTTTTCGAAATCCTGTTGTGCATCTTACTAGAAATGTGGTATATCTTACTGAACATGTTTTCTAAATCTTGTGTCTTCGAACTTCTCTTGTAGGATATCAGTGGGGTGGCAGAGCAGTGGAGCTTTGTCCCCCACGTTGTGGACGAGCTAGTGCGGCTTGACGGAGAGGGATCGTCGCTGTCTAAAGAACAACTCGCCCAACTGGCAACCAAATGCAAGAAAATCTACCAGGCTGAGTTCGCCCAGATGGACAGTGGTGGCAAGAAGGGCAAGGAGCGTCCTGGGAAGACCGGAGCGGACGATGCTCAGTACGACAGTGATGATACCATCGAGATGACGGAAGAAGAGATTGATCTCGCTTGCAGACAGTTCTCGGGGATTAGTAGCTAGGTCAGGAAAAGGTCTTTAGGAGAGGAGAACAAAGGACTATGTATCACTGAGCATGGTATGGCTGACAGTGATCGAAACACTGTTGTTATCGCTTGGAAAGCTTGATAGTTTAGTGGAGTTTATGCTCTGTTCTTAATCAGCCCTCTTTTTTGGGTTCTTTTTGCTCGTTTGGTCAGTTTTTTTGGTTCGGTGATTTTGATCGACTTTCTCGGGGTATGGTAGCATGCTCCTAACAACCCGACTGCATGCTGACTATACCATCTGCAGGCATCTTACCATGTCCACGTGGAACTCCTTGTGATATTCATTTGTGTTGAACCTTTTGCACttctcaactactccctccgtctcacaaTGTAAGACACACTGTCAAAAAACGTCTTCactatgggacagagggagtagctgagTCCCTCGATCTCTCTCTCTGAGAACGAGACGAGTATCTACAGGTAGGTGTGAACTGCCTGATCTGAGTCACACGCACAAGTATGAGATGATAGAATGAAGAAACTGATGCAATCAGATACACACTCTGTATAAATGGACCGCTCGATCGATCAGTGTGCCACGATGGTGTCGAACCTGTCGTTGCTGCTTCTCGCCGTTCACCTTGTCACTACTCTACCGGCACTCTGCCG from Triticum aestivum cultivar Chinese Spring chromosome 4A, IWGSC CS RefSeq v2.1, whole genome shotgun sequence harbors:
- the LOC123087989 gene encoding DNA-repair protein XRCC1; this translates as MGHGTRPVFPVFFLFLSLRSPSSSWLVKSKLAGNSPWWTASSGESGRGVSSRNPRFRIPAIMPESSSDPGNGNGKRSLPSWMGSGSGGGGGGGGSPGKKKHAEAARERAAPTGPDFSKLLDGVTFVLSGFVNPERGRLRSQALDMGAVYRPDWSDDCTLLVCAFANTPKFRQVQSENGTIVAKEWISESHSQRKLVDIEPYLMHAGNPWRENKEPAETSQDQKKPRKEHEKQLEKTHAKTPPSAANKAGHSGAINKQFSPSKIKQWAMDDFAKTISWLESQEEKPEPNELKAIAAEGVITCLQDAIESLEQGNDISGVAEQWSFVPHVVDELVRLDGEGSSLSKEQLAQLATKCKKIYQAEFAQMDSGGKKGKERPGKTGADDAQYDSDDTIEMTEEEIDLACRQFSGISS